The segment TTGGAGATGTGGTGTGTCACAGTTGCTCTTTTTATTTTGGTGGGTGTAGTAGTTTGGCTTCTTGAACATCGTACTAATGAGGAATTTCGAGGATCTCCAAGGCGACAAGTCATAACAATGTTATGGTAAGTTTGTTGCATGTTGTAACTTTGTGGATGTTTTTTTGTCCAAATTTACCATACCTTGTTCAAGTCAAAGTTCAGCTTTCTTCAATTCATGCTCATCTTATGATCTACTGTTATTTTGTtgttgtgtttttttttctaaatgctTAGTTGCTAACTTTAGGAATTGACGGATGATATGTGCTTCTCTTTCAGGTTTAGCTTCTCAACAATGTTCTTCGCACACAGTAAGTCCACTAGACGCGTCCATGATATTAACTTATAAGCTCTTCCATGATTCTTTGACCTATATGGATGGAAATGTCTTGATGAGAAACTCACTTCAGGAGAGAACACTGTAAGCACACTTGGGCGGTTCGTGTTGATAATATGGTTGTTCGTTGTGCTGATCATCACTTCAAGTTACACTGCTAGCTTGACGTCAATCCTCACTGTCCAACAGCTCTCAACTGGAATTACAGGGATTGATAGTTTGGTTTCAAGTTCTTTACCTATTGGATACCAGAATGGAAAATTTACCAAAAGGTACCTGAGTGAAAACTTCAATGTTCCTCTCTCTCGACTGGTGCCACTGAATACGATCCAGGAATATGCTGATGCCCTTAACCGTGGACCAAAATAcggtggtgttgctgcaattgtTGATGAGAAGCCATATATAGATATCTTCCTGTCAAACTACTGCAAATTCAGAATAGTGGGAGAGGAATTCACAAAGGAAGGATGGGGCTTTGTATGTTCAGTGTCCTTTATCTTGTTCTATTCCCTCATTTACTTCATCTCAGGGAAGCACAAATCCATGTCTGGCACTGTAACGGAAATGATTTATTCTGCTCCATTGCTTTTCTTTACAGGCATTCCAGAGAGACTCCCCCCTCGCTGCAGATTTATCAACCGCCATCCTTCAACTTTCAGAGAGTGGCCAACTTCAGAGAATCCACGACGAGTGGTTCTCACGGTCTAGTTGCTCCTCAGATGACAGCGAAGTGGGAGCAACCAGGCTTGGCCTCGGAAGCTTTTGGGGCCTCTTCCTTGTGTGTGCCCTGATATGCCTCTTCGCTCTGCTGGTATTCTTCATACGGGTCTGCTGGCAGTACAACCAGTACTCCAGTTCTGAATCTTCTGGCGAGCCCAGCGCAGCCACCCCTGGTCCTGTCATAAGACAGCGGCGACTATCACGCCTTGGCAGCTTCAAAGAGCTGATCCAGTTTGTCGacaagaaggaggaggagattAAGAAAACGATGAAACGAAGATCAAGCGATAAAGATAGCCAAGCTGCAGGATTCTCATACGCTCAGTCAGTGGCTtcagcttaggccttgttcagttcgcaaaaattttaaagattctccgtcacatcgaatctttggtcgcatgtatggagcactaaataaagacaaaaataaaaactaattacacagtttatctgaaatttgtgagatgaatcttttgagcctagttacaccgtgattggacaatctttatcaaataaaaacgaaagtgctgcagtagcaaaaaaaaaccaaaattttgtaaactaaacaaggccttaggacaATCTTTCAGATATCTGTCCTTCAGATGGATAAATATGGCAAAGCAGGGGAAGTACATTACCAACCATATTGAATTAGGCTATTGTCTCCAAAAGCAAAACAAATCGATGTAAATAGTAAATAGTGTATTTGATCTAGGAGTCCATTCCTTATGCCCCTGATATAtgctgtttgtatttgacaaaactgTTTTCAGCAATTGACCATTGCTCCAGGCTGTTCAAAGTGGTTTATTTCAATTGCTTTTCTGGCAGGCGCCATTtgagctttcctctgatttaCTTCTGCATGATGTTTAACCATTCATTTCTTTTTTTACCTCGATGGCTGGATTATGCAAGTGGCATGAGCTATTTGTGTAGGGCTCTGAATTGTGAAACCCTGAAGCCAGAGCCCAGAAGTGAGCTTTAAAGTGGGAACAGATCGGCCGTTGGGCTATTACACGGATCTGGTCACCCTCGCGTGGGCACAAGGAACCATAATGATCCAGTAGCCTCGCTGGTCCTGCGCATCGAATCGAAACACGGCGTTGTTAACAGACAATCCCACTCCCCAAAATCGCTTCACGAGTTCGACGACATATAAGAGGAAGTGTGCACTGCCGTTGTTCATCTTGACTGCTGCTGCTCCATCCTCCAGTCCAGAGTCGAGACACTGGCCAACTTATTCCGGTTCCCCAGCATTCAGCAGCTAGTAGCCGCACACTTACAGCGCTGTTACCAAGTTTTTAcgattttttttttcgaaaTAAAATGCACCTTGGTATTTTGAACAAAATGCACATTAACAtttgttttatttatatattgGGAAATTTCACCTTATATCTGGGTTTTGTCTGAAACAAAAGGCACATCTATTGAGCTGGCTTTTAAAAAACTAGAAAGCTAACTTTTGATGAATAGACTTATAAAAGCCAATAGGCACTTTGAGAGCGATTTTTTTAGCTTTTGGTGTATAGAGAAGCTAAATTTTTACTGCAAAAGCCAATAGCAAAATGACAAAAGTCAGAAAAGCTAGTTTTTGAGTCAAAGTCCAAAAGCTACAACTCAAACAAATAGGCCCTTTGTCTATCTTATCGTGGCATATTAGGCTATCACACAACCCACTACTCTTGCTTTATCTAGTTGTTTTGGATTTAAACTTTTTTCTAGGATCAATCGTCTAAGAAGGAGTTGATTAGGGGCATATAGTCAGTGCCTATGCAGCCACACTAGTCCACTCAAGGACTTAAAATGTGTTCCTGAGGTCTATTTTGGTGGAGCTCTGTTCGGctcggcttcagcttctgcgTGCATTGTACCTATGTTGTAGTAAAGGACCATTTTTATCTCTCTTCTCAACATGAAGAGAATAACTCGATAAAGCTATTATCTTTGCTTCACGTGCTCTGGCTCGGTGGCACAATGTAGCAAGGAGTTGGATGAACATATGCCAAACAACCCTTAGAAGGAATTCATTTGGGTGATAGGTCAATTTGTGGTGGCTACGCATGATTAGCATGGTAGGGAGAGAACTAGAGTGCCACCTGCCAAGGTGGTGGAAGATGGTCAGTGTTATTACAGCGAGCGGGACAAGGGTGAAATAACAAAACAATTAAGTTAGTGTATATAGAAGtgaatttggcagagtgatTTTCATTGAAAATAGATGAATACAGAGGCATGCAACGACGAATGGCGGAGAGAGAATATCAAAACATACTGAGGTTAGGAGGAAGAAAAGATTGAGGATATTATCCATTAGACTTGCAGCCACTGACTAAAGTGAGAAGAGTGTTAAGGTGATTTGTATTTTTGTGTCTTTGGTTTTATATGATCCATCACTGACTAAAGTGGAAAGAGTGCGAAGGCGGTTTGTAGTTCTGCATCTTTTATTTTATACGAATAATGGGTCCAAAGATAACGGCTTAAAGTCCCTACTAGGAGCCAATTATAGTCCAGTCATTTTGTTCTCTACTTGATGGAATAGTTCAATGCTATTGTTTCAACTCTATCTACACAAGCGTCTTACTTCAAAAACCTAAAATGCATGAATCCTTTACTAGACGACCATGTGAAAAAAGTTTATGAACATCCGTCGAGCCACCGACCATAGGTACACTAGTCGGGGAGAGGTATTGTGCCGCCAAACTTAAAGATGTAAATTTTAGGTGTTAGGAGTGATGGTGGAGAGATAAGAGGTAGAGGAGTAAGttctgttttttatttttgttttttttatggtTTGAGTGTCTGATGCCAAAGAAGAATGGATCGAAGACAACCAAGAGAGGAAGAAAGCAATTCCACTATATGGTCAAAGATCCAAATGCCTTTCGTTCGTCACCCCAAGATGAACATGTGTTTTGGGTCATCATCGCGGATTCACAGTACAACATCATCCATACTCGTATTCCTTACTTGAGTCTACCACATTTTTCTAATATAAATTGTTAAAACACTGCAATTGCTAGAATGAGTCCAGGTGGTTTGGCATGCATTTGTATTTCTTCAATACTATTTAGTACTATAAGCAGAAAGAAATGCATATGATGCATGGATGCATTGCATTAGAGCATCTTCACCGGTCCCCCTTTCCTAACCCTCAATTTGAAAAAATTGTTTTTTTAATCTTGTAGCTCTAGTAATTTTCCAAATCTAACCTAAATGAGAATTTTTTTTCTCAATTCCTCAAATCATATCCTCCCACCCCCTCAAATAAAGGGGAGACTCTCCTCCCCCGTCCACTATTTTTTCACTGTGGATTAGATTTTCTTGTTATGCTGTAGAGAAGACCAGCACGTAGAGCTAgtctgctgttgttgttgttgttgttgttgttgttgtatgtgtaatgtatattataatataacTATATGGTATATATCAGTCTCCCGTATGTAAGGGATGACCAGGGGACTCGTTCAGAGTCAATTAATCGTCCTGGATATTCTGGACGATCCCCAAGCGACCAGGCTCGACCAGCCATCCTAAAAACATTAATCTTAACTATTAAATATACTCAAATATTTTGTAGTTATAGCAAGATCATCGTAAACGATTAGACAAGAGAAGAAGTCCAAAGACTAACCTATGTAAACCGGTGGGCAAAGACACGAGGAATCGCCACCCGGAGCAAGCTCCAAAACTGACCTTTCGCCATCAAACCCCCCAAATATATCTCCATCGTATCATAACCGAATGCCAGGGACATGGTACTGATTGCTATGCCTGGGGTGCTGCTTCTCTCTCGGCTCTCGCTATCGATTTGATCGACATGGCCGGCCAGCGTCAAGTGCTAACCAATTTGTCCTGCCTTCTAACGCCGAAAGGTTGGGAAACAGTTCCGTCATCCGCCCCTGCGTCCACGTCAACATAAAGATGACACACCCGCGCGCACACACGGGGTGAGACGAAACGAGCCCCAGACACGCGCGACACGACacgagccggccggccggccggtgcaACCGCGAGCCAACCCAAGCAAGTACCCAGCCAACCGCATCGGGCACGGGAGGCCATCTGCTGCAGCTTTGGTCTGTCGTAACTACTAGGAGTAGCTAGCTCACTGGCACTGGCTGTGGCTGGACACTCATCACGCGCCCGGCCGTCGTCGCCGTCGCGCGCGCgtcgtctcgtctcgtctccCCAACTGCACCGGCTCGTGCCACTGACACCCGCCATTAACGCCCCTCCGACGACCCTGCTTCTAGTGTGAGCGCGCGTCCCGCGCGgccatggtggtggtggtggccagGCTGCTAGCTGGTGCTGGTTTTTTCTCCGAGCTCCCATTGAATAACACGCAGGAGCATTCATGGCCCTCTTTCAGAAGGTAGATGGCGCGCATTTACGCCTCCACGGTACGAGCCGAGCTTCACCTCGCCCCCTCCGCTATATAGCGCAAGCTCCACCACCCACCTCCCTCCCCCACCGCCATTGCTCACTGCTCAgttcagcagcagcagtagagagagagagagagagagagacagctGGTTCATTTCTGGCTGTCTGCCATAGCCATTAGCTAGCCAAGAGAAGAACAGAGAGCTCGATCGATGGATGTGAACGACGTGCTGCTGGTGGTGCTGGCGGCGGCGCTAGGCGCCATGTGGTGGCGCCGGTGCTCCAAGACGGGCGGCGTCGACGGTCTCCCACCAGGTCCGCCGGGTTGGCCGGTGGTGGGGAACCTGTTCCAGGTGATCCTGCAGCGTCGCCCGTTCATGTACGTGGTGCGCGACCTCCGGGAGAAGTACGGCCCCATCTTCACGATGCGGATGGGGCAGCGCACCCTCATCGTGGTCACCTCCGCCGACCTCATCCACGAGGCGCTCGTCAAGCAGGGACCCATGTTCGCCAGCCGGCCCGCCGACAGCCCCATCCGCCTCCTCTTCAGCGTCGGCAAGTGCACCGTCAACTCGGCGCCCTACGGCCCGCTGTGGCGCGCGCTCCGCCGCAACTTCGTCGCCGAGATCGTCTCCCCGCACCGCGTCAAGAGCTTCTCATGGATCCGCGAGTGGGCCGTCGACGCGCACCTCCGCCGCCTCCgcgccgagctcgccggagaaggTGCCGTGAGGGTGATGGCTAGCTGTCGTCTCACCATCTGCAGCATCCTCATCTGCATCTGCTTCGGCGCCAAGATCCCCGACGAGCTGATCCGGGAGATCGAGGAGGTGCTCAAGGACGTGATGATGATTTCCTTGCCCAAGCTGCCGGACTTCCTGCCCCTCCTCACGCCGCTGTTCCGGAAGCAGCTGTCCGAGGCCCGTGCGCTGCGCCGCCGCCAGCTCGACTGCCTCGCGCCGCTCGTCCGCGCGCGGAGAGattttctccgcgacggcgccgGGAGCCAGGAGGCGGCGGCCAAGGGCGGCGTGGAGATGATGAGCGGGCCCGGGGAGGCGTACGTGGACTCGCTGTTCGACCTGGAGCCGCCCGGCCGCGGGAAGCGCCTCGGCGAGGAGGAGCTCGTCACGCTCTGCTCCGAGGTCATGAGCGCCGGCACCGACACCAGCGCCACCGCGCTGGAATGGGCCATGTTGCACCTCATCCTCGACCCCGCCGCGCAGGAGCGCCTCTACGACGAGGTCGTCGCCAAGGTCGGCAAGACCGCCCGGATCACCGAAGCCGACGTCGAGGCCATGCCCTACCTCCAGGTAAACACTAGTTCTACTGAACTTTCTGATATCATTTCATTTCATTTGGCCCTGGTTATATATAGAACAGTACAGAAGTCccaaacaacattggaaatttggaattcgataaacacacacacacacaaacacacGTACATTGGAAGATATTGTACATTATATTGTTTAGATCATGAGAATGTGATAGGATTTTGGCACAAATGTCGTAACGTATTTCTTAATACGCATCTTTTTTTGGCTGCACGAAATTGGTAGTTGCTGCATTGGATATGAAATTGCAGATGGATAAGCTTCCACTGTACAGATGCATATGTGACCTAGTATGGACCAAATGAATTGAACGGaataaataaaaggaaaatTAAACTGAATCGTGGACACGATATATCAACATCATCCTTGGTACATGGTACTGGTAGGTACTAGGTAGCAAATGGACGGCTTCACATTCGCTTTCATCAAAATGATAGCTGACTATATGTATACTGTAGTGAGTACTGTACATTGGTTCATCCGTCAGCAACTAAAACGAGTCTCTTAACTAAAATAATGTTCTTTTTGTACCTGATTCCGACCTCCGAACAAATTAGCGGCTACTAATTAGGAACGGTTGACGCTGAAATTAAAACCCTTAGCAATAATCAGTGATGTGCTTCTAGAAGTGATTTGCTCGTGTTCATCTGTCATGAAAACGACGTGCTTTCAAGCTAGATTCTTGGGTTTTAAATACCACAACTGTCGAAAGCGATGGTCGAACGCGTACGCACGCACATTCCAGGGGCATGTTGGTctctcccgccgccgccgccgccgccgccgccgccgacgatgatgatgacgacgacgacgacgaccgttTAATGTTCTTGGTGCATGTCCATGCCCGCAGGCGGTGGTGAAGGAGACGTTCCGGCGGCACCCGCCGAGCCACTTCGTGCTGTCGCACGCGGCGACGCGGGACACGGAGCTGGGCGGGTACCGCGTCCCCGCCGACGCCAGCGTGGAGTTCTACACGGCGTGGGTGACGGAGAACCCGGCGACGTGGCCGGACCCGGAGACCTGGCGGCCGGAGAGGTTCCTGGAGGGCGGCGAAGGGTTCGACACCGACATCACGGGCACCAGGGCGCTGCGCATGATGCCGTTCGGCGCCGGCCGCCGGATCTGCCCCGCCGCCACGCTCGGCGTGCTCCACATCCAGCTCATGCTCGCCAACATGGTGCGCGCGTTCCGGTGGACGCCCCCCGCCGGCGAAGGACCGCCGGATCCCACTGAGACCTTCGCGTTCACCGTCGTCATGAAGAACCCGCTCCGCGCTGCCTTCGTCGAGCGGAACGCCACGGCGACCGCGGAGTGATGGTGAAaagtaaaaaaaacaaaacaaaaaagttaCTACTCTGGCTGGGTAAGTTGCTGCCACGTGTGCGTGCGTGTTGTGCGTTGCAGGGTACGTACGGGTGGGTGATTATGGCGGGGTTAATTCGGTGCCGCGCGCGGCGGCAGTTATTATTAATTACTCACGGtgaaggtgatcaagtgctatGGGTC is part of the Sorghum bicolor cultivar BTx623 chromosome 10, Sorghum_bicolor_NCBIv3, whole genome shotgun sequence genome and harbors:
- the LOC8061623 gene encoding cytochrome P450 77A3 → MDVNDVLLVVLAAALGAMWWRRCSKTGGVDGLPPGPPGWPVVGNLFQVILQRRPFMYVVRDLREKYGPIFTMRMGQRTLIVVTSADLIHEALVKQGPMFASRPADSPIRLLFSVGKCTVNSAPYGPLWRALRRNFVAEIVSPHRVKSFSWIREWAVDAHLRRLRAELAGEGAVRVMASCRLTICSILICICFGAKIPDELIREIEEVLKDVMMISLPKLPDFLPLLTPLFRKQLSEARALRRRQLDCLAPLVRARRDFLRDGAGSQEAAAKGGVEMMSGPGEAYVDSLFDLEPPGRGKRLGEEELVTLCSEVMSAGTDTSATALEWAMLHLILDPAAQERLYDEVVAKVGKTARITEADVEAMPYLQAVVKETFRRHPPSHFVLSHAATRDTELGGYRVPADASVEFYTAWVTENPATWPDPETWRPERFLEGGEGFDTDITGTRALRMMPFGAGRRICPAATLGVLHIQLMLANMVRAFRWTPPAGEGPPDPTETFAFTVVMKNPLRAAFVERNATATAE